Sequence from the Candidatus Saccharibacteria bacterium oral taxon 488 genome:
GCGACATCACCCCGGCAATGATCAGCCCCGCTATTTCCACGCCCACTCCCTCGTCATATTTCTAGTGTACCACCAACCTTTGGTCTACGCATAGCATACAGTGCATAGACGCCGTCATCAGGACAATATACATCGACCTGCCAATCACCCAGACACGCCGCCCCCGCGATCCGCTGTATTGTTTCGATTGACCGAGGCTGGATATGTGGCCACTGCACAACATTAAGCGTAAAGCCTAGCTGTGGATGCGTATCACGCATATTACCAACCAGCAGCAACCCGCCGGGTTTCACCAGTTGGACAGCATTAGCTAGAAAAGTTGCGGCATTAACCTGCAACGCCGTCGGACTTTCATCTGAAAGCACCTCGGACACATACTCCAAAATTCCAACGGCATCGACTGCATCATATGTGGCTGCCTCAAGACCAATCTGCCGCCGCAGTGCTCGAGCTGCCACGTTCGTTTGCGCGTCTACTGCGGGCAAGGCTAAACCCTGAGGGTGCAGAATATTCATACAGCGAACATCAATAGACTGCTTGACTTTCATTGCCTGAGCATACGTTTTTGCGGCCCTGAGTGCCGACCGGTCAAGATCAACCAGTGTGACTCGCGGCACAGCATGACCATTCTCTTTGATGTGCCGGAGCGCATGACAAACCGGCTGAGCAGCGCCGCAAGCTAGACTAACCCACTGCTGCTCTGTGGCGCCCAGAGACGCTTGATCAATAACGTGCCTGGCAAGAATAGCCTGAACAATTTCACCGCGACTGCGAATACCGTGCGCATCCAAAATATTACAGGCCCAGTCGCGCACCTCTGGCGAGACTGGCTTGCCATTCGCTAATTGCTCAATGCTCGGATCATATAACAAGTCTAGTGCCGACGCCGTCGGTATCAGTTCCAGCCAATCCTCGACGCCAGGAACCCGAGCGATCAACTCACGTGTCGCTGGATTGGTATCATCAATCCTCGTTCGCTGGCGCCCAATCGCTGCGTTAAGATCACAATCACCATGAAAGCCCATACCAGTCAGCTTTTCTAGCTCCACCACTACCTTCTCGTGGGATTGCGTCTGATATCGGTCATACGTCGGCACTGGATGAATCCGCCACCGATCCATCTCAAGTTCCGCCCTGCGCTCTGACAACTCAACCTGGCCATACCGCTCTGGCTGAATAGTTACGCTTTCACGCTGCTCTATTGTCATCTTGCCCACCTTTTAGTGCTAGTTTTACAATACACCACTGCCTGCTATAATACAATTATGGTTAAAATTGCTATCATTGAAGATGACGCGACGATCAGTCAGATGTACCGAATGAAGTTCGAGGCAGACGGGTTTGACGTACGACTAGCGAGTAATGGCACAATTGGCGTGGCGCTCGTCGAATCGTTTCGTCCAGATGTCATTTTACTTGATATCCAGATGCCAGAGATGGACGGAGCCGAGGCCTTGCGACGTATTCGCTCACACGCGTGGGGCAAGACCATACCGGTTATCGTACTGACTAACCTCGGCGAAGAAGAAGCCCCGCGCGAGATGCGCTCACTCGGCATCCAAGGCTACATTGTCAAGGCCAACCTCACCCCGCGCCAAGTCGTCGCCCAGGTCAAATCAGTCACTACAAAGCCGTGAGTTTCTACCGGATATTAACCCGGCGCAGGCACGCCGTAATCACATTATCAAACAATGCGCTCACCGTCAGCGGGCCGACGCCGCCTTTTTCTGGTGTCAAGTGAATGTCGGTGCGCGTCCGATTCGCCGGTGCCACGTCACCAACAATCTTACCATCCTCCGAGGCGGTTCCTGCGTCAACCACCACCGCACCAGGTCGGATCATATCTGGCTGAATCAGTCCTGCCACGCCGGTTGCCGTGACGATGACGTCATATTCGTGTAGTCGCGATAAATCATCGCCTCTACTAAATACCGTTACGTCCAGTCCCGACGCTCGCCACATCTGCTCCAGCGGCGCACCGACCAGCCGCCCACGCCCGACAATCGCCAGCTTCTTACCAGCCAGCTCCACGCTATAGCCCGCTAACAGCCAATTAATGGCCATCGGTGTCGCCGGGTCAAACAGCGTTCGCTCAGAATTGAGGCCATCGACGTCTTTTTCCGGTGCCACCAACCGCACAATTTGCTCGGTCTGCTCTGGCTCGGCTAGTGGCAGCTGGACGATAATTCCCTGGACGTCATCGCGTTGGTTCAGTGCCGTGATTGTCTCCGGTAGGTGACGAGTCGCCACCCGACAAATTTCTACATCAATTAAAATGTCTGCGCCATAGCGCTGCTTGAGGCGCATGTAGGTAGCAATGACTGGATTGTCCGAATCAGTGACGATGGCGAGGCGCGGCTGGATGTGATGCGCTTGGCGGAGCATGCGCACTTGCTTGGCCTGACGCTGCTTGATAAACGACGCGAGTTCTGCACCATTGAGAGATTTCATTGTTTGATTGTAGCAAATCAGCATGGGCGCGTCGAGCGCCTTGAGGATGGTAGCCGCCTGTGGTATAATCGGGAAGCTTGGCGGATGTAGCTCAGTTGGTTAGAGCGCTGGATTGTGGCTCCGGAGGCCGTGGGTTCGAGCCCCATCATTCGCCCCAAGCATTGTCCGTAGCAAAAGGTGCGACGCTATGTTTACCTTTACCGCTCATTATGCTATAATCTGGACTGATTGGGCCAGTAGCTCAGCTGGTTAGAGCACCTGCCTCTTAAGCAGGGTGTCGAGGGTTCGAGCCCCTCCTGGCCCTCCAAGGAATTATCAAACCCCAGTTTTTCTGGGGTTTTTAGTATGCCTGGTAAATCATACTGTTTATGAAAATGGGTTATAGCCGCGTGAAGGCGGCTCTTGAAATCGAGGCGATGATGGCGACGGACAACCGGTACCGCCCTCGCTAGTGGAGCGAGACGGCGGTGTATTTTGTGCCGATGACGATGGTTCCGCTTGGCGCAGCGAATTGCCCACAAAGGTACGATTAGAGAGCGGAACGTCGCTAGTCGTGTCATAGTCTTCCGCTATATCGTCGGTGCTTGCCGATGGTACATAACCACGCGCGCCCAGCGCTGATGACTGATAATTCCCGATCCGCTGGCGATCGCAGTTACGGTCACTCACTCGACGACTTCGACCGGTATTACCAAACGCTGGCTGCGTCCGTGGCCGATGCGCCATTAACCGCTGAACTAACCGACGCGACATTCGCGGTTTACCACTAGCATCCATATGACCCTCCTTTGATCATTCCTGGCGCCCCGAGTAGGATTCGAACCTACGACCTTAGGCTTAGAAGTCCTCTGCTCTATCCAGCTGAGCTATCAGGGCATGTTCACATTATAGCATCTTTCTGGTACAATAGTGCAAGCTCGCGGGTGTAGTACAGCGGCTAGTATGCAAGTTTTCCAAACTTGAGATGGGAGTTCGATTCTCCCCACCCGCACCAATGTAAGATAATTTCAATCCGCGAAAAAGGGCATCATGGGTTCATATTCATACACAAACACTTCACCATACCAGCCACAGGACATCGAAGACGCCTCCGAATTTTATGACGTGATTGAGCGCAGCAGCCTGACGCATCAACTGTCTGAGTCACGGCCGTACGTTTACTGGACAATGGAAATTTATGACAAAGCCAACGGCAT
This genomic interval carries:
- a CDS encoding response regulator, with amino-acid sequence MVKIAIIEDDATISQMYRMKFEADGFDVRLASNGTIGVALVESFRPDVILLDIQMPEMDGAEALRRIRSHAWGKTIPVIVLTNLGEEEAPREMRSLGIQGYIVKANLTPRQVVAQVKSVTTKP